The genomic stretch AGGTAGCGGCCCTGCACGTCCTTGACGAAGGCAACCGTGTCCGGCAGGACATCCAGAAGGGTGGTCAGTCCGGCCAGGGTGCCGGTCGGCAGCGCCGGGACGGGGAACGGAGCACCGGGCCGGGTCATTCCTCTAACTATGCCGGATTCGGCGTCTGAGGCTTCGAGTCCGTACAAGACATGCAGCTCCCCGGAGCCTACGCTGGAGCCATGACCGCCCTGACGTTCATCGACTCGCACACGGCGGGAGAACCGACGCGCGTGATCCTCTCGGGGTTCCCGGAACTGCCGGGGCACACGCTGGCCCAGCAGCGCGAGGCCCTGGCCGGCGAGTACGCGCCGTGGGCACAGCGCGTGAACAACGAGCCGCGTGGCAACGACGTGCTGGTCAGTGCCCTGCTGGTGCCCCCACGAGACGTGGACTGCGTGACCGGCGTCATCTACTTCAACAACGTGGGGCCGCTGGGCATGTGCGGCCACGGCACGATCGGCGTGGTGGCGACCCTGGCGCACCTGGGCCGGATCACGCCGGGCGAGCACCGCATCGAGACGCCGGTGGGCATCGTCACGGCCACGCTGCATGAAGACGGACGCGTGAGTGTGGCGAACGTGCCCGCCTACCGCCATGCAAAGGACGTGACGGTGGACGTGCCCGGCATCGGCCCCGTGCGCGGCGATGTGGCGTGGGGCGGCAACTGGTTCTATCTGGTGGACATGACGCAGCCCGGTCTGGGCGGTGCCGGACTCGGCCCGGAGCGCATCGATGAACTGACTGATGTGGCGTGGACGATCCGGCGGGCGCTGGAGGCCCAGGGCGTGACCGGACGGGATGGTGCGGTGATCGACCACATCGAACTCATGGGGCACGCGCCGGGCGACGGAGGCACGCACCGCAACTTCGTCCTGTGTCCCGGCCGTGCCTACGACCGCAGCCCCTGCGGCACCGGCACCAGCGCGAAACTGGCGTGTCTGGCCGCCGATGGCCAGCTGATGCCCGGCGAGGTCTGGCACCAGCAGAGCGTGATCGGCAGCGCCTTTGAGGGCACGTACACGGTGCGGGGCGACGAGGTGCATCCGGTCATCACCGGGCGGGCGTACATCACGGCGGTCGGAGAACTGGTCGTGCAGGACGGCGATCCCTTCGCGTGGGGCATTCCGGGATGACGGCGGCCCCGTGACGTCGGTTCTGCGGGCAGTGGTGGTCGGCGGCGGCATGGTTGGCGCGGCGTGCGCGGACGTGCTGGCGCGGCACGGTGCCCGCGTCACGGTGGTCGAATCGGGCGCAGTGGGCGGCGGCGCGACGGCGGCAGGCATGGGTCATCTGGTCGTCATGGACGACAGCCCCGCGCAGCTGGCCCTGACCGCCCGCAGTCTGGAACTGTGGGAGGATCTGGCCCCGTCGCTCCCTGCCAGCGCCGAGTACCGCCCGAGCGGCACGATCTGGGTCGCCAGCGACGACGAGGAGCTGGAGGCGGTCGCCCCAAAGCAGGCGGCCTACCGGGAAGCGGGGCGCGAGGCCGACCTGCTCGACGCCCCGGCACTGGCCCGGCTGGAACCGGCCCTGCGGGATGGGCTGGCCGGCGGTCTGCGCGTCCCGGGCGACCGCGTGGTCTACGCGCCGGTCGCCGCGGCCTTCCTGCTGGAGCGCAGCGGCGCGGCCCTGATCCGGGGGAAAGCGGTGGCCCTGGACGATTCCGGCGTGCGGCTCGCCGGGGGCCAGCACCTGAGCGCCGATCTGATCGTCGTCGCGGGCGGGATCGGCTCGCTGGAGCTGCTGCCCGAGCTGCCACTGCGCCAGCGCAAGGGTCACCTGCTGATCACCGAGCGCCGGGCGCCGAGTGTGCACCACCAGCTCGTCGAACTGGGGTACCTGAAAAGTGCCCACGCCAGCGACGACGACAGCGTGGCCTTCAACGTGCAGCCCCGGCCCACCGGGCAACTGCTGATCGGCTCCAGCCGTCAGTTCGACCAACCAGACTCCGGACTCGACTGGGCGCTGCTGCGGCGCATGCTGGCGCGGGCGCGTGACTTCCTGCCGGAGTTGGGTGACCTCGCCGCCCTGCGGATCTGGACGGGCCAGCGCTGCGCGACACCGGATCATCTGCCGATCGTGGGGCCACACCCACAGCGGACGACGGTCTTCGTCGCGACCGGACACGAGGGCCTGGGCATCACGACGGCACTGGGAACGGCGGAGCTGCTGGCTGCGCAGGTATTCGGCACCCCATCAGCGCTGTCGGCCTTCGATTTCGGGGTGGAGCGCTTCAGGCCGGAGGTCGCCCATGCCTGAGCTGATGATCGAGGGCCGTGCCGTCACCGTGGCCGAGGGAACGAGCGTGCTGGCCGCCCTCCAGAATGCCGGATACCGGACATTGCGCCACAGCCGGAGCGGAGAGCCACGCGGAGCGCTGTGCGGCATGGGCAGCTGCCACGAGTGCCGCGCCGTGGTCGACGGCCGGATTGTCCGCACCTGCGTGACCCCCGCAAGGAACGGCCAGCGCGTGACCCTGCTGACGGGTGACCATGCGGACTGACGCGCCTGTGGACATCGCCGTGATCGGCGCCGGCCCGGCGGGCCTGACGGCCGCCCTGCACGCAGCCCGTTCCGGCGCGGACGTGCTCGTCATCGACGCCCAGCCCGGCCGGGGCGGTCAGATCTGGCGCGGCGCCCACGCGGACAGACCCGGCCCGGCCACGACCCTGCTCCGGGAGCTCGACGCCTGCCCAAACGTGCGCTGGCGCGGCCAGACCGAGGTCGCGTGGGTCGAGGGCGACGGTACACACAGGGAGCTGATCCTGAGCAGTCCGGAGGGCCTGAGCCGGCAGCCCGCCCGGCGGGTGATCCTCGCCACCGGGGCCGTCGAGCGCTTTCTCCCCTTCCCCGGCTGGACGCTCCCCGGAGTGGTCGGTGCGGGGGCACTCCAGGCGATGGTCAAGGCCGGGCTGGTCGTGCGCGGTCAGAGGGTGGTCGTGGCGGGCAGCGGGCCGCTGCTGCTGGCCGTGGCCGCCGGGCTCCGGACGGCGGGCGCGGTCGTCCTGGGCGTGGCCGAGCAGGCCCCCATGGTCAGCGCAGCGCGGTTCGGACTGGCGGCGGCGCGGCTGGGCGGGAAGACACGCGAGGCCGCCGGGCTGGCGTGGGCGCTGCGCGGCGTGCCGTACTGGCCGGGGACGTATCCCCTCCACGCCGACGGTGACGGGCATCTGGAAACCGTCACGCTGCGCCGGGGCGGCCGGGACGTGACGCTCGAGTGCGACTGGCTCGCGGCGGGCTTCGGCCTGGTACCCGAAACGCGGGTGGCCGCGCTGCTGGGCTGCGCCCTGACAGACTCGGGCGCGGTACGGGTGGATGCATGGAGCCAGACCAGCGTGCCCGGCGTGTACGCAGCCGGCGAGGTGACCGGCGTGGGCGGCGTGGACATGGCCTGCCACGAGGGCCGGGTGGCCGGCTGCGCGGCGACCGGTCAGATTGAGCGGTTGAGCGATGCTGCCGCCACCTCTGCCCGGCACCGGGCGTTCCAGACCGCGCTGGACACAGCGTTTACCCTCCGGCCCGAACTGCGGGCACTGCCGTCACCGGACACGACCGTCTGCCGCTGCGAGGACGTGACCCACGCCACCCTGCGCGGACAGCACAGCTGGACGGAGGCCAAGCTGAAGACCCGCTGCGGCATGGGCACGTGCCAGGGACGGGTCTGCGGTCCCGCCACGGAAACCCTGTATGGCTGGCGTTTCAGCGGCGTCCGCCCGCCGCTGGTGCCGCTGCCCCTCTCCGATCTGCTGGCCGACCACTAAATCCACAGTTTCTCTCCCAGGAGGCCCCACCATGACCACGAATCCCATCTTCCAGGGCGTGTTTCCCGCCATCACCACGCCCTTCAATGCCGACGGCAGCGTCGATCACGGGTTCCTGCGCGAACACGCCCGCTGGATGATGGACGCCGGAAACGCCGGCATGATCCCGCTGGGATCGCTGGGCGAGGGCAACACGCTGGACTATCACGAAAAGACCGCCATCCTGGAAACCCTGGTCGACGCGCTGGGCACCGCGCCGGTCATTCCCGGCATCGCCAGCCTGTCGACCCACGGGGCCGTGCAGCTCGCCCAGGCCGCCCGCGACATCGGCTGCCGGGGCCTGATGGTGCTGCCGCCCTACGTGTACACCAGCGACTGGCGCGAGATGAAGGCGCACGTGGCGACCGTGCTGGCCGCGACCGAGCTGCCGGTGATCCTGTATAACAACCCCATCGCCTACCGCACGGATTTCCTGGCCCCGCAGGTCGCGGAGTTGAGCGCCGAGCACCCCAACCTGCGCGGAGTGAAGGAATCCAGCGGCGACTCCCGGCGGGTCACGGCCCTGCGGGCGGCCCTGCCAGACACGGTGGACATCCTGGTCGGCCTGGACGACATGGCGCTGGAGGGCGTGGCGGCGGGCGCGACCGGCTGGGTTGCAGGACTGGTGAACGCCTACCCCGCCGAGAGCGTGCGTCTGTTCGAACTGGCCCGCGCCGGCGAGTGGGCACAGGCGCAGGAGCTGTACCGCTGGTTCCTGCCGCTGCTGCGCCTGGACACCGTGAACAAGTTCGTGCAGCTCATCAAGTTCGTGCAGGAGGAGGTCGGCCACGGCAACGCCCGCGTGCGTGCTCCCCGCCTGGAACTGACCGCCGACGAGCAGGCGATGGTGCGCGACCTGCTGCGGGCCGCTCAGGCATGACGGTTCGGGAGTTCCGGGGGATGAATCCGGCGACGGGCGAGGCGCTGGAGCCTGCCTACCCAGTCACGGACGCCGTAGCGCTGGACGCCATCGTGCAGGCTGCATCCGATGCCGCCCGCTCCTATGGCGAGTCCACCGGGGCAGTGCGCTCGGAGTTTCTGACCGCCGCTGCCGCGAATCTTGAAGCCCTGGGAGATGACATCGTCGCTCGGGCAATGCTCGAAACCGCCCTGCCCGAGGCCCGGCTGCGCGGTGAGCTGGCCCGCACCGCCAACCAGCTGCGGCTGTTCGCCCGCGTGGCCGCCGAGGGCTCGTGGGTGGAGGCCCGCCTGGATTCCCCGGACGCGGCCCGCACGCCGCCGAAACCTGACCTGCGCTCCATGCGCGTGCCGCTGGGGCCGGTGGTCGTGTTCGGCGCGAGCAACTTCCCGCTGGCGTTCTCGGTGGCGGGCGGCGACACGGCCTCAGCGCTGGCGGCGGGCTGTCCGGTGGTCGTGAAGGCCCACCCGGCGCACCCCGGCACGTCCGCCCTGGCCGCGCAGGCGCTGTCGGATGCGGCGCGAGATTCCGGTCTGCCCTCTGGCGTCTTCGGCATTGTCTACGACGACGGCCACGACGCCGGACTGACCCTGACCCGGCATCCGCTGGTGCAGGCGGTGGCATTCACGGGCTCCCGCGCTGGCGGGCTGGCGCTCCTGCGGGCCGCGCAGGAGCGGCCGGTGCCTGTTCCCGTGTATGCCGAGATGAGTTCGGTCAATCCGGTGGTGTTCACGTCGGCGGGGATTGAGCGGGGCGGCGCGGGACTGGCGGCGGCGCTGGCGACCAGCATCAGCGGCTCCGGCGGACAGCTGTGCACCCAGCCGGGGCTGCTGTTCGTGCCGTCTGGAGAGGCGGGCGATGCCTTCCTGAACGCGACCGCCGCACAGCTGGACTCCACGCCAGCCTGCACGCTGCTGACGGGCGGCATCCAGGCCGCCTTCAATCAGGGGACGTCCGGCGTCCGGGCACACTCCGGCGTGCGTGCGATCACGACCGGGACACCCAGCGACACCGGGGCGACCGCCCAGCTCTACAGCGTCGCTGCCCGCGACTTCACACCCGCGCTGGAGTCCGAGGTCTTCGGCCCGGTCAGTCTCGCGGTTCGCTACGACGATGTGGCCGAGGTCACGGCCCTGATGCGTGGGCTCGAAGGGCAGCTCACCGCCACGCTGCACGCGGCGCCGGACGAACTGCCGGCACTGGCCGACCTACTGGCCGCTCTGCAGGATCGGGCCGGTCGGGTGCTCTTCGGGGGCTTCCCGACCGGCGTGGAGGTCGGGCACGCGACGGTGCATGGCGGCCCCTACCCGGCCACCACGGTGGGCGCGGGCACCAGCGTGGGCACCCACGCCATCACGCGCTTCACGCGGCTCCTGGCCTACCAGAACTTCCCGGACGCAGCGCTGCCGCCGGCCCTGCAGGCCGCGAATCCGCTGGGGCTCCTGCGGCTGATCGACGGGGACTGGAGCCAGAGACAAAGACCGGACTGACCCTCAGTTCCGCTCGCCGAGCTCCTGGGTGGCGCTGACCTCGCCGCTGCGCCCGCTCGCTCCGTGCCCACCGTCGCCGCTGCCGGTCATGAGCAGACCCAGCTGCGTCTCGGTGGCGCGGTCGGCCTGAACCTCGCCCACGACCTTGCCCTCGTACATGACCAGAATCCGGTCGGCCAGATTCATGACCTCGCCCAGGTCGGCGCTGATCAGGAGGACGGCCAGGCCCTGGTCACGGGCCTCGACGATCCGGGCGTGGATGAACTCGATCGCACCGATGTCCACGCCGCGCGTGGGCTGACTGGCCACCAGGATCTTCGGGGCCTTGCTCATCTCGCGGGCCACGATGATCTTCTGCGCGTTGCCGCCCGAATAGCGGCTGGCCTGGAGGCTGGCACTGCGGGGCCGCACGTCGTACTTCTCGCTCAGGTCGCGGGCGTTGCGGTCGATCACGTCCTGGTTCAGCAGGCCGAAACGGCCGGCGTACGGGGCGTTGTCGTGCTTGCCCAGGATGTAGTTCTCGGCGGTGGTCATGTCGAGCACCAGCCCGCGCTCGTTGCGGTCTTCCGGGACGTGGGCGACCCCGGCGGCCTCGACGCCGGGGACGCCATGCGCGGGACGGCCCTGGTACAGGATGCTGCCCGTGTACGCACTCAGGCCGGTGATCGCCTCGACCAGTTCGCTCTGGCCGTTGCCCTCCACCCCGGCGATCCCGACGATCTCGCCGGCCCGCACCTGAAAGCTCACGCCGTCCACGGCATTGCGGTGCTCGCCCTTCACGACCACACCCTGCACGTCCAGCGCGACCTCGCCGGGCCGGGCGGGAGCCTTGTCGACCTTCAGTGAGACGTCCCGGCCGACCATCATGCGGGCCAGGATCTCGGTGGTGGCGCCGGGTGTGGGAATCGTGCCGATCATCTTCCCGTCGCGGATGACCGAGATCGTGTCGCTGATCTGCAGCACCTCGTGCAGCTTGTGCGAGATGAACACGACCGCGTTGCCGCTCTTCGCGTACTGGTTGACCAGGAAGTCGAACAGCTCGTCGGTCTCGCTGGGCGTGAGCACCGCCGTCGGCTCGTCGAGGATCAGGATGCGCGCCCCCCGGTACAGCGTCTTGAGGATCTCGACCTTCTGCTGGAGGCCGACCGGCAGCTCGCCCACGATGGCGTCCGGGTTCAGGTCGAAGTTGAACTGTTTGATCAGCTCGCCCACGCGCTTTCGGGCCGCGCCGTAATTGATTGATGTGCCGGCCGTCGGCTCCATCCCCAGGATGACGTTCTCGGTCACGGTCAGGGTCTCGACCAGCATGAAGTGCTGGAAGACCATCCCGATGCCGCGCTTGATGGCGTCGGACGGGTCGTGGAGGTTCACGACCTCGCCGTCCACGACGATCTCGCCACTGGTGGGCGGCTGGATGCCGTACACGATCTTCATCAGGGTGCTCTTGCCCGCGCCGTTCTCGCCGCACAGGGCGTGCACGCTGCCCCATTTCACGCGCATGGAGATGCGGTCGTTGGCCAGCACCAGCGGGAACCTCTTGGTGATCTCGCGCAGTTCCAGCGCGTACTCGGAAGCGTGCTGCACCTCGCGCAGGACGTCGGCAGTGGGGGCGCTCATGCTCCGGATTGTAGCGCCGCCCCGCGCCGTGGGCTGACCCCCTAGGACTGTGGGAAGACGGGCCTCAGAATGTCGGGATGGAAGCATTCTGGCTGGCAGTCACGACCCTCGGGCGTGACGAGGTATTCATCGTGGTGCTCGCGCTGTATACGTGGCTGCTGAGACCGACCGGCGGGCGTGATCTGGGCGTGGCCTTCGCGGCCAGCTACCTCGTGAACACCGCCCTGAAGTACGGCCTGAACGAGCCCCGGCCGTTCACCGTCGATCCGTCGGTGGCCTCGGAGGCGGCGCGTGCAACGGCGGGCGGGCCGGGGCTCCCCAGCGGCCACGCGCAGATGGCGGCCACGCTGTGGGGCGGGATCGCCGCGCAGCTCGGCCGCACCGGGGTCTGGATCGCCGCCGGCATTCTGATCGTCCTGATCGCCGTGTCGCGCCTGGCGCTGAACGTCCACTACGTGCAGGACATCGTGGTGGGCCTGCTGCTGGGGGCCGCCTTCGCCGTCATGGCCGCGCGGGTCACCGTGCCGAACCGGGATCTGATGCGCTGGGTACCGGCCGGGATCGCTCTGGCCGTCGCGGCCTTCTTACCGGCGGGCAGTCCGCGTGAGTACGGGGCTGGCCTGGGCATGCTGGCCGGCTTCTGGGCCTCGCGCCCCAACTTCCGCACGCCGGACACGGCCACGGGCCGGGTGCTCGTCGCCGTGGTGGGCCTGCTTGTGGTCTTCGCCGTGTACTTCGGGCTGGCGCTGCTGCCGCAGGGCCTGCGTGATCTGGGACTGGTGCGGGCCCTGCGCTATGCCGTGCTGGTGCTCGTCGCGACCCACGGCGTGCCCGCACTGTTGCGCCGCTGGATGCCCATGGCCCGCGCGGCCACACCCTCCAGCCCGGAGGTACCGGCGCGCGTGTAGACCGCTAGGTTCTGTCCGCAAACCTTCAAAGCCATTCCATGATGCAGGCGATGGTGACCATCGCGGCGTAGTGACACGCCCGCTTCTCAAACCGAGTCGCGATTCTCCGAGAGCGCTTCAGGCGACCCACCAGCCGTTCAATGACGTTGCGACGTCGGTACAGTCCCCGGTCGTATGACCGGGGACGCCGGTGATCCCGCTTTGGAGGAACCACCAGACGAATTCCTCGTTTTCGACAGAGCCGGTGTGCTTTGTCGCCGCTGTACGCCCGATCCGCCAGGACGTACGTGGGCCGGAGTCGGGGCCGGCCCCGACTCCGGCGCTTGATCTGCCCGGCGTCCAGCAGCGCCTCGAACATCAGCATCTCATTGCGGTGCCCAGCGGTCAGCAGGAAGGCCACCGGCCTTCCATGGCCATCACATTTCAAGTGGATCTTCGTCCCGAAGCCGCCTTGTGAGCGGCCGAGCGCTTCGTCGCCGTCCCCTTTTTTGCGCCTGCCGCACTTTGGTGGGCGCGCACGATGGTGCTGTCGATCATGTGGACGTCCCAGTTGACGTGGCTGGCATGATCTGCTCGTTCCTGTACACGGGCGAGAAGCTGTGTCCAGAGGCCTTGCTGCTGCCAACGATAGAACCGAGAGCTCACCGTTTTCCAGTTGCTATAGCGTTCGGGGAGGTCGCGCCACGCACTTCCGGAACGTTTGATCCACAGGATGCCGTTCAGAACCGAGCGGTGATCGAGGGAGGGCCGTCCGGTGCGCTGGCGTTGAGGTGGGAGCAGTGGAGCCAGTTGGCTCCACTGCTCGTCCGTCAGTTCATAGCGTCGTACCACACGTCATTCTTGCCTGTGGATGACACTTTGCGGACAGAACCTAGCGTACCCGCACGGTTCGGGTCGCCGGCTGGGTGCGCAGCCACGTCACGAAGCGGCGCACGGCGTCGTGCTCCAGCAGTCGCTGCGGGGTGTGGAACTCGCGCTCCAGTTCCTCGTTGCTGAAGGTGCGGTGCAGGAACTGGTGGCACGCGCGGCACAGCTGTACCGTGGGCAGTTCCTGGGGCTTCAGGCCGCGCCGTCGCCCCCGCGACCGGGGCACCAGATGGTGCTCGGTCAGCAGCGGCACCGCCCGGCCACACAGCGCACACACCTGCGGTGGGGCCGCGGGCGGCGGCCACGAACTGGGAGCGGTACGGCGGGCCATCCGCCCACGCTACGGGGCGCGTCTAGAGTTTCGTCAGCTTCGGGTACTTCTGGATGGCTTCATCCTCGCTGAGGAACTCACCCTCCATGTCGGGACTCCACACGACCTCGGCGCGGATCAGGTCGCCGGCACTCACGGCGCTGATGGTCTGGAGGGCCGCGCGCGCCTCGGCCATGGTGGTCACACCCGCCGGCGGCAGCGTCCCCAGGGCGTGGGCCGCCACCGCGA from Deinococcus sp. AB2017081 encodes the following:
- a CDS encoding proline racemase family protein, with the translated sequence MTALTFIDSHTAGEPTRVILSGFPELPGHTLAQQREALAGEYAPWAQRVNNEPRGNDVLVSALLVPPRDVDCVTGVIYFNNVGPLGMCGHGTIGVVATLAHLGRITPGEHRIETPVGIVTATLHEDGRVSVANVPAYRHAKDVTVDVPGIGPVRGDVAWGGNWFYLVDMTQPGLGGAGLGPERIDELTDVAWTIRRALEAQGVTGRDGAVIDHIELMGHAPGDGGTHRNFVLCPGRAYDRSPCGTGTSAKLACLAADGQLMPGEVWHQQSVIGSAFEGTYTVRGDEVHPVITGRAYITAVGELVVQDGDPFAWGIPG
- a CDS encoding NAD(P)/FAD-dependent oxidoreductase produces the protein MTSVLRAVVVGGGMVGAACADVLARHGARVTVVESGAVGGGATAAGMGHLVVMDDSPAQLALTARSLELWEDLAPSLPASAEYRPSGTIWVASDDEELEAVAPKQAAYREAGREADLLDAPALARLEPALRDGLAGGLRVPGDRVVYAPVAAAFLLERSGAALIRGKAVALDDSGVRLAGGQHLSADLIVVAGGIGSLELLPELPLRQRKGHLLITERRAPSVHHQLVELGYLKSAHASDDDSVAFNVQPRPTGQLLIGSSRQFDQPDSGLDWALLRRMLARARDFLPELGDLAALRIWTGQRCATPDHLPIVGPHPQRTTVFVATGHEGLGITTALGTAELLAAQVFGTPSALSAFDFGVERFRPEVAHA
- a CDS encoding (2Fe-2S)-binding protein, with the translated sequence MPELMIEGRAVTVAEGTSVLAALQNAGYRTLRHSRSGEPRGALCGMGSCHECRAVVDGRIVRTCVTPARNGQRVTLLTGDHAD
- a CDS encoding FAD-dependent oxidoreductase is translated as MRTDAPVDIAVIGAGPAGLTAALHAARSGADVLVIDAQPGRGGQIWRGAHADRPGPATTLLRELDACPNVRWRGQTEVAWVEGDGTHRELILSSPEGLSRQPARRVILATGAVERFLPFPGWTLPGVVGAGALQAMVKAGLVVRGQRVVVAGSGPLLLAVAAGLRTAGAVVLGVAEQAPMVSAARFGLAAARLGGKTREAAGLAWALRGVPYWPGTYPLHADGDGHLETVTLRRGGRDVTLECDWLAAGFGLVPETRVAALLGCALTDSGAVRVDAWSQTSVPGVYAAGEVTGVGGVDMACHEGRVAGCAATGQIERLSDAAATSARHRAFQTALDTAFTLRPELRALPSPDTTVCRCEDVTHATLRGQHSWTEAKLKTRCGMGTCQGRVCGPATETLYGWRFSGVRPPLVPLPLSDLLADH
- a CDS encoding dihydrodipicolinate synthase family protein, whose product is MTTNPIFQGVFPAITTPFNADGSVDHGFLREHARWMMDAGNAGMIPLGSLGEGNTLDYHEKTAILETLVDALGTAPVIPGIASLSTHGAVQLAQAARDIGCRGLMVLPPYVYTSDWREMKAHVATVLAATELPVILYNNPIAYRTDFLAPQVAELSAEHPNLRGVKESSGDSRRVTALRAALPDTVDILVGLDDMALEGVAAGATGWVAGLVNAYPAESVRLFELARAGEWAQAQELYRWFLPLLRLDTVNKFVQLIKFVQEEVGHGNARVRAPRLELTADEQAMVRDLLRAAQA
- a CDS encoding aldehyde dehydrogenase (NADP(+)); its protein translation is MTVREFRGMNPATGEALEPAYPVTDAVALDAIVQAASDAARSYGESTGAVRSEFLTAAAANLEALGDDIVARAMLETALPEARLRGELARTANQLRLFARVAAEGSWVEARLDSPDAARTPPKPDLRSMRVPLGPVVVFGASNFPLAFSVAGGDTASALAAGCPVVVKAHPAHPGTSALAAQALSDAARDSGLPSGVFGIVYDDGHDAGLTLTRHPLVQAVAFTGSRAGGLALLRAAQERPVPVPVYAEMSSVNPVVFTSAGIERGGAGLAAALATSISGSGGQLCTQPGLLFVPSGEAGDAFLNATAAQLDSTPACTLLTGGIQAAFNQGTSGVRAHSGVRAITTGTPSDTGATAQLYSVAARDFTPALESEVFGPVSLAVRYDDVAEVTALMRGLEGQLTATLHAAPDELPALADLLAALQDRAGRVLFGGFPTGVEVGHATVHGGPYPATTVGAGTSVGTHAITRFTRLLAYQNFPDAALPPALQAANPLGLLRLIDGDWSQRQRPD
- a CDS encoding ABC transporter ATP-binding protein, producing the protein MSAPTADVLREVQHASEYALELREITKRFPLVLANDRISMRVKWGSVHALCGENGAGKSTLMKIVYGIQPPTSGEIVVDGEVVNLHDPSDAIKRGIGMVFQHFMLVETLTVTENVILGMEPTAGTSINYGAARKRVGELIKQFNFDLNPDAIVGELPVGLQQKVEILKTLYRGARILILDEPTAVLTPSETDELFDFLVNQYAKSGNAVVFISHKLHEVLQISDTISVIRDGKMIGTIPTPGATTEILARMMVGRDVSLKVDKAPARPGEVALDVQGVVVKGEHRNAVDGVSFQVRAGEIVGIAGVEGNGQSELVEAITGLSAYTGSILYQGRPAHGVPGVEAAGVAHVPEDRNERGLVLDMTTAENYILGKHDNAPYAGRFGLLNQDVIDRNARDLSEKYDVRPRSASLQASRYSGGNAQKIIVAREMSKAPKILVASQPTRGVDIGAIEFIHARIVEARDQGLAVLLISADLGEVMNLADRILVMYEGKVVGEVQADRATETQLGLLMTGSGDGGHGASGRSGEVSATQELGERN
- a CDS encoding phosphatase PAP2 family protein — its product is MEAFWLAVTTLGRDEVFIVVLALYTWLLRPTGGRDLGVAFAASYLVNTALKYGLNEPRPFTVDPSVASEAARATAGGPGLPSGHAQMAATLWGGIAAQLGRTGVWIAAGILIVLIAVSRLALNVHYVQDIVVGLLLGAAFAVMAARVTVPNRDLMRWVPAGIALAVAAFLPAGSPREYGAGLGMLAGFWASRPNFRTPDTATGRVLVAVVGLLVVFAVYFGLALLPQGLRDLGLVRALRYAVLVLVATHGVPALLRRWMPMARAATPSSPEVPARV
- a CDS encoding IS5 family transposase, yielding MAAARPLDTASRPCTGTSRSCQPRQLGRPHDRQHHRARPPKCGRRKKGDGDEALGRSQGGFGTKIHLKCDGHGRPVAFLLTAGHRNEMLMFEALLDAGQIKRRSRGRPRLRPTYVLADRAYSGDKAHRLCRKRGIRLVVPPKRDHRRPRSYDRGLYRRRNVIERLVGRLKRSRRIATRFEKRACHYAAMVTIACIMEWL
- a CDS encoding HNH endonuclease, translating into MARRTAPSSWPPPAAPPQVCALCGRAVPLLTEHHLVPRSRGRRRGLKPQELPTVQLCRACHQFLHRTFSNEELEREFHTPQRLLEHDAVRRFVTWLRTQPATRTVRVR